A window of Bombyx mori chromosome 2, ASM3026992v2 contains these coding sequences:
- the LOC119629905 gene encoding uncharacterized protein LOC119629905 produces the protein MEILQPAENEFIENEDNINMSEESTSEPNSSLPYRSYQTHKSAHKLFKKKILQNSFGHACNVCDRLWFLEDLKCGSADEEILLKRITNFTDVTQVMMCKTCRASILKGNIPFLATYNGFKYPQRPVDLPELDIIAERLISPRLPFMQIRRLRHFNGQFAITGQIINVPVSVDNMIKLLPRPLDGNEEDYCINVHIKKKLIHKTSYLHGLVKGIVIKKWLTYLIETPLYKHFQIKVDDAWFTSNGEKVIIDYTDTGGSSRQDDVQELPSSETANHTHSVDSDSIEKRIHIDDLSEHIVIDESLTAQQQTLMWSEDKFLQIAPGENKVPESLLFDTYAEELSFPAIYLGEFRVFREEANVTPFMMATSELRRSDRRGVLPNKLLYTAMKIMRLRVCSALKIGFKHIGKDTNISKERLLSDDYINACLETNLAFMKSIPNSATYWSARKRDLFAMMRQLGRPTMFLTISANEIGWPNLLRILHKLKNQGEELTDEQIEVLNYFQKTTLINDDAVTCAIYFNKLINVIMLILQSKKLSPFGKYRVSHYFKRIEFQHRGSPHAHILLWLDNSPKDALGNDYEEAIALINSLISVDSSEASGHIKLQTHKHTFTCYKNTRTNNRQCRFEAPFMPIRQTTILIPLDKENPELQRLKSRYKNIRQNLESNDYENIEHFYQDNCIISDDDYVNILRAGITRPRVFLKRRPSEKWHNCFNPFILNVVGSNMDFQFITEEYSCAQYVVDYINKTNRGISNLQQKLVEIMNDNPDFDIIAATKKLSVNALNTIEMSSQEAAWFLLREPMSKASVAIEYIPTYWPQQRERIRKTLKELAQLEDDDTNVWKENWFDKYEKRPAIINDITLAQFVSRYTVNAAGNVKERKVPQVIRFRNYDMGKELTEYKREMVTLHMPFRIEETDVLSDMKFLRIYDENEDLIMERRKEFESNLDIAKTMEICAQLCREETELNDVQANNDDQNRANVQEILDPYQQFLQDPNSVINDDLVSASMNKLGAIWKKKDNLMETPEFLELMRRTNEKQFELAQHIIWLLTSKNPMPLQLFLTGPAGCGKTFLIKLIMEICNRFTDTDGYCNAYLVCASTGKAAVAIGGTTVHTAFKITLSSFQIPLSNEVKGLYRCLFKYVKMILIDEVSMIGAEMLERIDLRLKEITGNYDTSFGGLHIIFIGDLRQLPPVRATPIWKQKIVVY, from the exons ATGGAAATTTTACAACCAGCCGAGAATGAATTCATTGAAAATGAAGACAATATCAACATGTCTGAAGAGTCAACATCGGAGCCAAATTCTAGCCTGCCATACCGTAGCTATCAAACTCATAAATCAGCACataagctatttaaaaaaaagatcctACAGAATTCCTTTGGTCACGCCTGTAATGTTTGTGATCGTTTATGGTTTTTAGAAGATCTTAAATGTGGATCAGCAGATGAAGAAATCTTACTTAAACGAATTACG AATTTTACGGATGTCACTCAAGTCATGATGTGCAAAACTTGCAGAGCCAGTATCTTAAAAGGCAATATTCCCTTTTTAGCTACGTATAATGGTTTTAAATATCCACAAAGACCAGTGGATTTGCCGGAATTGGATATTATTGCTGAGAGACTTATTTCACCAAGGCTTCCGTTTATGCAAATACGTAGATTACGCCATTTCAATGGTCAATTTGCTATAACTGGCCAAATAATTAATGTGCCTGTCTCGGTTGATAATATGATAAAACTTTTACCAAGGCCGCTTGATGGAAATGAAGAAGACTATTGTATTAATGTTCATATTAAGAAGAAACTTATTCATAAAACAAGTTACCTTCACGGATTGGTTAAAGGTATTGTCATTAAAAAATGGTTGACGTATTTAATTGAAACACCTCTGTATAAGCACTTCCAAATTAAAGTGGATGATGCTTGGTTTACATCCAATGGTGAGAAAGTCATAATTGATTACACGGATACAGGAGGATCGAGTAGACAAGATGATGTGCAAGAGCTTCCATCCTCTGAAACAGCAAATCACACTCACTCTGTGGATTCTGACTCCATAGAAAAACGAATACACATCGATGATTTAAGTGAACATATTGTGATTGATGAAAGTCTGACTGCGCAACAGCAAACTCTCATGTGGAGTGAGgataaatttttacaaattgcTCCAGGTGAAAATAAAGTTCCAGAGAGTTTGTTATTTGACACATATGCAGAGGAATTATCATTTCCAGCCATTTACCTTGGGGAATTTCGTGTATTTCGAGAAGAAGCCAATGTAACGCCATTCATGATGGCAACAAGTGAATTACGTCGTTCAGACAGGAGAGGAGTACTTCCTAATAAGCTTCTTTACACGGCAATGAAAATAATGCGCTTAAGAGTTTGCAGTGCTCTGAAGATTGGATTCAAACACATCGGTAAGGATACCAATATAAGTAAAGAACGCCTATTATCTGATGATTACATAAATGCCTGTTTGGAAACAAATTTAGCTTTTATGAAGTCAATCCCTAATTCTGCAACTTATTGGTCTGCGCGAAAGCGAGATCTTTTTGCAATGATGCGCCAGTTGGGTAGGCCAACTATGTTTTTGACCATAAGCGCGAATGAAATTGGATGGCCAAACCTTCTAAGGATTTTACACAAATTGAAAAATCAGGGAGAAGAGTTAACCGATGAGCAAATTGAAGtgttgaattattttcaaaagaCAACTCTGATTAATGATGATGCCGTCACCTGCgcaatatatttcaataaattgatTAATGTAATCATGCTTATATTGCAGTCAAAGAAGTTGAGTCCATTTGGTAAATATCGAGTGAGTCATTATTTCAAGCGGATTGAATTTCAACATAGAGGTAGCCCACACGCCCATATACTATTATGGTTAGATAATTCACCAAAAGATGCATTGGGGAACGACTACGAAGAAGCGATTGCATTAATTAATTCGCTTATTTCAGTGGATTCATCTGAAGCTTCCGGTCACATCAAACTTCAAACTCATAAACACACCTTCACGTGTTATAAAAACACTCGTACAAATAATCGGCAATGTCGTTTTGAAGCACCTTTTATGCCTATTCGCCAAACTACTATTCTCATCCCGCTAGACAAGGAGAATCCAGAGTTACAAAGACTTAAATCGCGGTATAAAAATATACGACAAAACTTAGAAAGTAATGACTACGAAAATATTGAACATTTTTATCAAGACAATTGCATAATATCAGATGATGACTACGTTAACATTTTACGAGCTGGGATAACTCGGCCTCGAGTATTTTTAAAACGGAGACCTTCAGAAAAATGGCATAATTGTTTTAATCCTTTTATTTTGAACGTGGTTGGGTCTAATATGGACTTCCAATTTATCACCGAAGAATATTCATGTGCTCAGTACGTTGTCGACTACATAAATAAGACTAACAGAGGAATCAGTAACTTACAACAAAAACTCGTCGAAATTATGAATGATAATCCTGACTTCGACATTATTGCTGCTACAAAGAAACTTAGCGTCAACGCGCTGAATACAATTGAAATGTCAAGCCAGGAAGCAGCGTGGTTTCTTTTGCGTGAACCCATGTCTAAAGCGTCAGTAGCTATTGAATATATTCCAACATACTGGCCACAACAGCGAGAAAGAATTCGAAAAACATTAAAAGAATTAGCGCAACTTGAAGATGATGATACAAATGTATGGAAGGAAAATTGGTTCGACAAGTACGAGAAAAGACCTGCTATAATTAATGATATCACTCTAGCTCAGTTTGTTTCGCGATATACTGTCAATGCTGCCGGAAATGTTAAAGAACGAAAAGTCCCACAAGTTATAAGATTCCGAAATTATGATATGGGGAAAGAGTTAACAGAATACAAGAGGGAAATGGTTACGCTACATATGCCTTTCAGAATTGAAGAAACTGATGTTTTGAGTGATATGAAGTTTTTGCGCATCTATGATGAAAATGAAGATCTCATAATGGAGAGACGAAAAGAATTTGAATCTAATTTAGATATCGCAAAAACAATGGAAATTTGTGCACAATTATGTCGGGAAGAGACGGAGCTCAACGATGTGCAGGCAAATAACGATGACCAGAACAGGGCTAATGTCCAAGAAATTCTAGATCCATACCAACAGTTTCTTCAAGATCCAAACTCGGTTATTAACGATGATTTAGTATCAGCTTCAATGAATAAACTCGGAGCGatatggaaaaaaaaagacaacctCATGGAGACTCCAGAGTTTCTTGAGCTCATGAGAAGAACTAACGAGAAGCAATTCGAGCTGGCTCAACACATAATATGGTTATTGACTTCAAAAAACCCAATGCCGTTACAACTATTTTTGACTGGTCCTGCTGGATGTGGGAAAACTTTTCTCATCAAACTGATTATGGAAATTTGTAATAGATTCACAGATACAGATGGCTACTGCAATGCTTATCTTGTATGTGCATCCACTGGAAAAGCTGCGGTTGCTATTGGAGGTACAACTGTTCACACCGCTTTCAAAATTACTCTATCCAGTTTTCAAATACCTTTATCTAACGAAGTCAAGGGCTTGTACAGATGTTTATTCAAGTATGTAAAGATGATACTTATTGATGAAGTCAGTATGATAGGAGCAGAAATGTTAGAACGTATAGATTTGAGGTTGAAAGAAATAACCGGAAATTATGATACCTCTTTCGGTggattacatattatttttattggtgaTTTGAGACAATTGCCTCCAGTTAGAGCCACACCAATTTGGAAACAAAAAATAGTAGTTTATTAa